A window of the Bacteriovorax sp. PP10 genome harbors these coding sequences:
- the mug gene encoding G/U mismatch-specific DNA glycosylase has product MMKLFTLPDLIQPKLKIVFCGLNPGLGSAKKGHHFMNKSNRFWKVLHLAGFTDQILEAKNDIDLLNYGYGITSAVSRATKKASDLSKGEFQKEAKILEKKILKNRPVFIAFLGKAAYVEISGKREIDWGLQDEEFGGAKVWVLPNPSGLNRNFSLEALVKSYSQLRKKSLK; this is encoded by the coding sequence ATGATGAAATTGTTTACACTACCCGATCTCATACAACCAAAGTTAAAAATCGTTTTCTGCGGCCTTAATCCCGGGCTTGGCTCTGCCAAAAAAGGTCATCACTTTATGAACAAAAGTAATCGCTTTTGGAAAGTCCTTCACTTGGCCGGGTTCACAGATCAAATCCTGGAAGCTAAAAACGATATTGATCTTTTAAATTATGGATATGGGATTACCAGTGCTGTCTCACGTGCGACAAAAAAAGCAAGTGATCTTTCAAAAGGTGAATTCCAGAAAGAAGCTAAGATTCTTGAAAAAAAGATTTTGAAAAACAGGCCAGTCTTTATCGCTTTCCTAGGGAAAGCTGCCTATGTAGAAATTTCTGGAAAAAGAGAAATAGATTGGGGTCTTCAGGATGAAGAATTTGGAGGGGCAAAAGTTTGGGTCCTACCTAATCCGAGTGGTTTGAATCGCAATTTTTCACTGGAAGCATTGGTCAAGAGCTACTCTCAGCTTCGAAAAAAATCGTTAAAATAA
- a CDS encoding tetratricopeptide repeat protein, with protein sequence MSEYFDPVDKKNRPILDYFESKSWLIIDVSSSTRTSIKKSVVQLGSKMSNMIDCDNFSDALKIIETRRPHYVIGNNTINGGSTVQLFDHHLTNVPNRLGAGFFIVVDSNAIEEVALELEYDMDGIIVQPFTGSSVIDSVLQSAKTKIAPSTYINKIEEGRTSLLKGNLERAMESFQTAVKLNARPYEGFYYLGQIYTEYELEEKAISSYEESVQHNPEYFKSLNKLRSIYYNQNDFKKAYDINLSMAKKYPTPSKKIPELIRLSIINKKYEDINNYLKIYHTIRTPEVRTQTYLSAGLAILGKYFINQKETDKGIDALKGSFKFSNGKYEILKNISQSFEECEQLNILLDLFEETDLDQWPEDVQGVYFHVIHLTSKDDQMVILAGERLLSKKIKDVLIYRGLIERSIKMKRKMGSLESLVLEATRDFPDHKLEFEELLNSAQLIGQ encoded by the coding sequence ATGAGTGAGTACTTCGACCCTGTAGATAAAAAGAATAGACCTATTCTCGATTATTTCGAGTCTAAGTCCTGGCTGATTATTGATGTCTCATCAAGCACGCGTACCTCTATCAAAAAATCGGTTGTCCAGCTTGGATCGAAAATGTCCAACATGATCGATTGTGATAATTTTTCAGATGCACTTAAAATCATTGAAACGAGAAGACCACATTACGTTATCGGTAACAATACGATTAACGGTGGAAGTACTGTACAACTTTTTGATCATCACTTAACAAATGTTCCCAACCGCCTGGGGGCTGGTTTTTTCATTGTAGTAGATTCTAATGCCATCGAAGAAGTTGCTCTGGAGCTAGAATACGATATGGATGGAATCATTGTACAACCTTTTACCGGCTCCTCAGTCATTGACAGTGTCCTTCAAAGTGCAAAAACTAAAATTGCACCATCAACTTATATTAATAAAATAGAAGAAGGCCGCACGAGTCTTTTAAAAGGGAACCTGGAAAGGGCCATGGAGTCTTTTCAAACGGCAGTTAAGCTCAATGCACGTCCATATGAAGGGTTTTATTACCTCGGCCAGATTTATACAGAATATGAGTTAGAAGAAAAAGCGATCTCTTCATATGAAGAGTCCGTTCAACACAATCCAGAATACTTTAAGTCGCTCAATAAGCTGAGATCAATTTATTATAATCAAAATGATTTCAAAAAAGCTTATGACATCAACTTGTCCATGGCCAAAAAATATCCGACACCATCAAAGAAAATTCCTGAATTGATCAGACTTTCTATTATTAATAAAAAATATGAAGATATTAATAATTACTTAAAAATTTACCATACTATTCGTACCCCCGAAGTGCGCACTCAAACCTACCTCTCTGCCGGACTCGCGATTCTTGGAAAGTATTTTATTAATCAGAAAGAAACTGATAAAGGGATTGATGCTCTTAAAGGTTCTTTTAAATTTTCCAATGGAAAATATGAAATATTAAAAAATATCTCCCAGAGTTTTGAAGAATGTGAGCAGCTTAATATTCTATTGGATTTGTTTGAAGAGACGGATCTTGACCAGTGGCCGGAAGATGTTCAGGGCGTTTATTTTCACGTCATTCATCTCACTTCAAAAGATGACCAGATGGTTATTCTGGCCGGCGAACGCCTTCTCAGCAAAAAGATCAAAGATGTGCTTATCTATAGAGGGCTCATCGAACGAAGCATAAAGATGAAAAGGAAAATGGGTTCTCTTGAGAGCTTAGTTCTTGAAGCAACCAGAGATTTTCCGGATCACAAGTTAGAATTTGAAGAATTACTGAACAGTGCTCAACTTATCGGCCAGTAA
- a CDS encoding BON domain-containing protein, producing the protein MNRNHQSQNTLHHRTNYPDENIMSNSNYRSDGPGPVEIESVNNENFIQSFRGKGPKGYIRSDERIEEEVCKILARDRDIDASSIDVKVENGIVKLTGPVRSRQEKFAIEDAVENVSGINEVKNDIKVQKNYDAFSYEF; encoded by the coding sequence ATGAATCGAAATCATCAGTCACAAAATACATTACATCATAGAACAAACTATCCTGATGAAAACATAATGAGTAATAGTAACTACAGAAGTGATGGCCCTGGTCCTGTGGAAATAGAGTCAGTGAATAATGAGAACTTCATTCAATCTTTTCGGGGTAAAGGTCCCAAGGGATATATAAGATCTGACGAAAGAATAGAGGAGGAAGTTTGTAAAATTCTGGCCAGAGACAGAGATATCGATGCCAGCTCAATTGATGTTAAGGTTGAAAATGGAATTGTTAAACTAACTGGCCCTGTTCGAAGCCGTCAGGAAAAATTCGCGATTGAAGATGCTGTTGAAAATGTTTCAGGTATCAATGAAGTGAAAAATGATATTAAAGTTCAAAAAAATTATGATGCTTTTTCTTATGAATTTTAG
- a CDS encoding STY0301 family protein: MKMISFLILCLFTVRISAKELPCPPKIDTNQTIAKNISSWKTFQDSNDIHILKSVDFYDGNPKEMAQLAPDNADSKTDPVWTFGAKSEIWQVCRYTNTKISLTKNLGRHLKSCAVKFNKQIDPQVDSISCK, from the coding sequence ATGAAAATGATCTCTTTTTTAATTCTTTGTCTCTTCACCGTTCGTATTTCTGCAAAAGAATTACCATGTCCTCCGAAGATAGACACTAACCAGACCATTGCCAAAAATATTTCTAGTTGGAAAACCTTCCAGGACTCGAATGATATTCATATTCTAAAGTCTGTTGATTTTTACGATGGCAATCCAAAAGAGATGGCCCAACTCGCTCCAGACAATGCTGATAGCAAAACTGATCCTGTTTGGACTTTTGGTGCAAAAAGTGAAATTTGGCAGGTATGTAGATATACTAATACCAAAATTAGTCTTACAAAAAACCTGGGGCGTCATTTAAAAAGTTGTGCTGTTAAATTTAACAAACAGATAGATCCTCAAGTTGATTCTATTTCTTGCAAATAA
- a CDS encoding ABC transporter substrate-binding protein, with protein sequence MKISLPLITIALAILISLTKVFAVENTSGLKFDETLRIDVWTSYAPEEAINDFKKIILKKYNKKINVEARVVISPDEFFDRVRSGQTDIFSPSHNFLKDERTEFIKHNLVLPISVKEVPNLAFVESRYITNSFVTENNKLYGIPAAAGGYSLLYNKELIKTAPTSWNVLWDPKYKNKYAISKGFYEANIYITALALGYKPEDMSNLNKIDTPQFKAKLKALLSNARFWDGAPKMKDLEGVVFTTAWGITGSVKDDTANQWIFSFPQEGITFWTDYLSVTTAVNRNPFVRKLAFEWLDMVLSKPYQTKYITEKSKYLSPTPHAISHTVFAGKLSNEDALKYLNTKSIYWPIISTRTRNGLKFIYDKVLKEAMAD encoded by the coding sequence ATGAAAATATCACTGCCCCTCATAACAATTGCTCTAGCAATTTTAATATCCTTAACGAAGGTCTTCGCTGTTGAAAACACGAGCGGTCTTAAATTTGATGAAACTCTCCGTATCGATGTTTGGACATCCTATGCTCCAGAAGAAGCAATCAACGATTTTAAAAAAATCATCTTAAAAAAATACAATAAGAAAATTAACGTCGAAGCACGCGTTGTTATAAGTCCAGACGAATTTTTTGATAGAGTTCGCTCAGGGCAGACAGACATCTTTTCACCTTCTCATAATTTCTTAAAAGATGAGCGCACAGAATTTATTAAGCACAATCTTGTTCTTCCTATTTCTGTAAAAGAAGTTCCAAATCTTGCATTCGTTGAAAGTCGATATATTACCAATTCATTTGTAACAGAGAATAACAAGCTTTATGGAATTCCCGCTGCGGCCGGAGGGTACAGCCTACTCTACAATAAAGAGCTTATTAAAACAGCTCCTACGAGTTGGAACGTTTTGTGGGATCCAAAATACAAAAATAAATACGCAATCTCTAAAGGCTTCTATGAAGCTAATATATATATTACAGCACTTGCTCTTGGGTACAAACCTGAGGATATGAGCAATCTTAATAAAATTGATACACCTCAATTTAAGGCCAAACTAAAAGCATTACTCAGCAATGCTCGTTTTTGGGATGGGGCCCCGAAGATGAAAGATCTTGAAGGAGTTGTCTTCACAACTGCCTGGGGAATTACGGGATCAGTTAAAGACGATACCGCGAATCAGTGGATATTTTCTTTTCCACAAGAAGGTATAACTTTCTGGACTGATTATTTAAGTGTAACAACTGCTGTGAATAGAAATCCCTTTGTTAGAAAGCTTGCATTCGAATGGCTTGATATGGTTTTATCGAAACCATATCAGACGAAGTATATTACTGAAAAAAGTAAATACTTATCACCTACTCCTCATGCCATTTCTCATACTGTCTTTGCTGGAAAATTATCTAATGAGGACGCGTTAAAATACTTAAATACCAAATCTATCTACTGGCCGATTATTTCGACGCGAACTCGAAATGGGTTGAAGTTTATTTATGATAAGGTTCTTAAAGAAGCGATGGCGGACTAG
- a CDS encoding phosphatase PAP2 family protein yields MKLFLVLLFLFSNNSYSETTPSDQYEKPGPFDFVTDIPRSLKEGWEFSFNTKPATLWTWGGVIASSVVFYVYDEKIYKHAKILGNKLGLGNDDHTKPMITIGGTNIFRGPTDLGSTMYFIGDGWLQTSIAASFAITGAVTSDNRALQTGSQIMNSLITASIPTQVLKRATGREDPNRATKYRGRWRPFSPNYSKDVSAYDAVPSGHLMAATSTLTVIDSNYPEYRSVIRPVGFTLLTLLSFQMVNIGVHWVSDYPLGLAFGYVFGKVASTHGKTNQEKEPDITSLSDWRFLPLYTSDENGRAMGGVALFDF; encoded by the coding sequence ATGAAACTTTTTTTAGTACTCTTATTTCTATTTTCAAATAACTCTTATTCGGAAACCACTCCTTCAGATCAATACGAAAAACCAGGCCCGTTTGATTTCGTCACAGATATTCCTCGCTCACTAAAAGAAGGATGGGAATTTTCTTTTAATACAAAACCGGCCACTCTCTGGACCTGGGGTGGTGTCATCGCTTCTAGTGTTGTCTTTTACGTTTACGATGAAAAAATTTATAAACATGCCAAGATCCTTGGAAACAAATTAGGTCTTGGAAATGATGATCATACGAAACCGATGATTACAATCGGGGGCACAAATATTTTTCGAGGCCCAACGGATCTTGGATCAACAATGTACTTCATTGGAGATGGATGGCTGCAAACTTCGATTGCTGCAAGTTTTGCGATTACAGGTGCAGTGACAAGTGACAATCGTGCCTTGCAGACGGGGTCACAAATAATGAATTCATTAATTACGGCTTCCATTCCAACGCAAGTTTTAAAGCGGGCAACTGGAAGAGAGGATCCCAATCGTGCTACAAAATACCGAGGAAGATGGAGACCCTTTAGCCCTAATTACAGTAAAGATGTTTCGGCCTATGATGCTGTACCATCAGGACACTTAATGGCCGCGACTTCAACTTTGACTGTTATTGATTCTAATTATCCAGAGTATCGATCTGTGATTAGGCCCGTGGGATTTACATTGCTAACACTGCTAAGTTTTCAAATGGTGAATATTGGAGTTCACTGGGTCAGTGATTATCCACTAGGATTGGCCTTCGGTTATGTTTTTGGAAAAGTCGCTTCTACTCACGGAAAAACAAACCAGGAAAAAGAACCAGATATCACCTCACTTTCAGATTGGAGATTTCTTCCACTGTACACTTCGGATGAGAATGGACGAGCGATGGGCGGTGTGGCCTTATTTGATTTTTAA
- a CDS encoding class I SAM-dependent methyltransferase has translation MKIKFTEIFLKTMVRLFGAKGFSKMYAATSTSKAYAKFCERVYGRDLCQANMMDEEQLQFLLDKLQLNENHDVLDLGCGIGKISEYISDVTKAKVTGIDFAFGAIEQAQQRTNQIKFVVGNLNNLKELVHEKYDVIALIDSLYFVDDIHNYIMTLRRFLKPGGTIAIFYTSSANPNKVQEILSLQNFTFCSHDFTANERKIWERSLIVAEELKEEFIKEKNIEIYKGRISEAKRNINAQKTNTIFRYLYLIK, from the coding sequence ATGAAAATTAAATTTACTGAAATCTTTCTTAAAACAATGGTTCGTTTATTTGGCGCTAAAGGATTTAGTAAAATGTACGCCGCGACCTCCACCAGTAAGGCCTACGCCAAATTCTGTGAGAGAGTTTATGGCCGTGATTTATGTCAGGCCAACATGATGGATGAAGAGCAACTGCAATTTCTGCTTGATAAATTGCAGTTGAATGAAAATCATGATGTGCTAGATCTTGGGTGTGGTATTGGAAAAATTTCTGAATATATAAGCGATGTAACCAAGGCAAAAGTGACAGGAATTGATTTTGCATTTGGTGCCATTGAGCAAGCTCAACAAAGAACTAATCAGATCAAGTTCGTTGTAGGAAACCTAAACAATCTTAAAGAACTAGTTCATGAAAAATATGATGTTATTGCCTTAATTGATTCCCTTTATTTTGTAGATGATATTCACAATTACATAATGACTCTTAGAAGATTTTTAAAACCAGGCGGTACTATCGCTATCTTTTATACCTCTTCTGCAAATCCTAATAAGGTACAAGAAATTTTATCTTTGCAAAACTTTACATTCTGCTCTCATGATTTTACGGCAAACGAAAGAAAGATTTGGGAGCGTTCACTTATTGTTGCAGAAGAATTAAAAGAGGAATTTATAAAAGAAAAAAACATTGAAATTTATAAAGGAAGAATTTCTGAAGCAAAAAGAAATATAAATGCTCAAAAGACTAATACAATTTTCAGATATCTTTATTTGATAAAATAA
- a CDS encoding slipin family protein — protein sequence MTEQRLNRAGPLSGLVFLVIFFVGLSWAAYMTYINTFLNTTSVAIFVVTFLVAGLISLSIKIANQWEKAIVLRLGKFYSLKGPGIFFIIPFVDVVAYWLDTRVITSSVNTERTLTKDTVPVNVDAVLFWKVTDPERAALNVADYESAIGWASKTALRDVIGRTMLADMLEGRGKIGKELQRTIEERAEPWGINIVSVEIKDVLIPAALENAMSMQAQAERERQARVILGESEKQVAEKFEEAARTYADNPVAFHLRAMNMLYEGLKQNSTIVVVPSSALDTMQLGAISGLTALAKQDKAEKEQAAARRPNANVNELQ from the coding sequence ATGACAGAACAACGTTTGAATCGAGCAGGGCCTCTTTCTGGATTAGTTTTCTTGGTCATTTTTTTTGTGGGGCTTAGTTGGGCCGCTTACATGACATATATAAACACATTTTTAAACACAACTTCAGTGGCGATTTTTGTTGTTACATTTTTGGTTGCTGGCCTTATCTCATTATCTATTAAGATTGCTAATCAGTGGGAAAAGGCCATCGTGCTCAGATTGGGGAAATTTTATTCATTAAAGGGACCGGGAATTTTCTTTATTATTCCATTCGTAGATGTTGTTGCTTATTGGCTTGATACAAGGGTGATTACCTCCAGTGTAAACACTGAAAGAACGCTTACTAAAGATACAGTTCCCGTCAATGTCGACGCTGTTCTTTTCTGGAAAGTGACGGACCCTGAACGAGCGGCACTAAATGTCGCCGATTATGAAAGCGCTATCGGATGGGCCTCTAAGACAGCACTTCGCGATGTTATTGGGAGAACGATGCTTGCAGATATGCTTGAGGGGAGAGGGAAGATCGGTAAAGAGTTACAAAGAACCATCGAGGAGCGTGCCGAACCTTGGGGGATTAATATTGTCTCAGTAGAGATAAAAGATGTCTTAATACCAGCAGCACTCGAAAATGCAATGTCGATGCAAGCTCAAGCGGAAAGAGAACGCCAGGCACGTGTCATCCTTGGAGAGTCAGAAAAACAAGTTGCAGAGAAATTTGAAGAAGCGGCGAGAACTTACGCTGACAATCCAGTGGCCTTCCATTTGCGAGCGATGAATATGCTTTATGAAGGATTAAAACAAAACTCTACCATTGTTGTCGTTCCAAGCTCTGCGCTTGATACAATGCAATTGGGTGCTATTTCCGGTTTAACCGCTCTGGCCAAACAAGACAAAGCAGAAAAAGAACAAGCTGCGGCCCGTAGACCAAATGCTAACGTGAACGAGTTGCAATAA
- a CDS encoding PaaI family thioesterase, translating to MTIEKSFSNPFLERMGFELTKWEEGFAEFEMPIQPWHMNRQAALQGGVVSTLIDAACGFAGLYAPPGAPELQAVTITLNVNYVASVSSGTLIVKGNKIGGGRKIFFAEAKVFTTDGTLIASGQASFKYRNH from the coding sequence ATGACAATTGAAAAATCCTTTAGCAATCCATTTCTAGAAAGAATGGGATTTGAACTAACAAAATGGGAAGAAGGATTTGCAGAATTTGAAATGCCTATTCAACCGTGGCACATGAACAGACAGGCCGCTTTACAAGGTGGAGTCGTCTCAACTCTTATTGATGCTGCTTGTGGCTTTGCCGGTCTTTACGCTCCTCCTGGAGCACCAGAACTGCAAGCTGTAACGATCACTTTAAATGTAAATTATGTAGCAAGTGTTAGCTCAGGCACTCTTATAGTTAAAGGTAATAAAATTGGTGGTGGAAGAAAAATCTTTTTTGCCGAGGCAAAAGTCTTCACAACTGATGGAACTCTGATCGCTTCAGGTCAAGCATCTTTTAAATATCGTAATCATTAA
- a CDS encoding ankyrin repeat domain-containing protein: MLKIKLNFLPLIVFGLITASSPAHAEGSFFDSISKKFTDISQQVSDKIKEYYGDDPQTSAYPEVSPTKVQTQIPIAPVEAPLSQCRKFLGLMYNPYYEADSKKAATIYLNASLDFSSLRIDAKLSKEEISERNKCAELALDAGADPDSNGRDKKENDPYSFTPPAPLVRAVYYNNVEGVKILLDHKANPNIPDTSMGTPFPLMNTALYKSQDIALALINAGIDLTTPHLLWIAAGNAADEVVDVLIKSEKIPVNELNKFTDYTTDEEAETALDSSESRLQALITYQKKISSNSEMTLEEKLSEVNSVLYYNYPLRPQLKMSETVDPDAFINDLLIQQQNVSNSLKAAGGTCNLDNCGIIIYSF, encoded by the coding sequence ATGCTAAAGATTAAGCTTAATTTTTTACCACTTATTGTATTTGGATTAATTACTGCTTCATCACCTGCTCATGCTGAAGGGTCATTTTTTGATTCTATAAGCAAAAAGTTTACGGACATTTCTCAACAAGTAAGCGATAAAATCAAAGAATATTACGGAGACGATCCACAAACTAGTGCTTATCCAGAAGTCTCCCCTACTAAAGTGCAGACTCAAATTCCAATAGCACCAGTAGAAGCACCTTTGTCTCAATGTCGAAAATTCTTAGGACTAATGTACAATCCATACTATGAAGCGGATTCAAAAAAAGCAGCAACGATCTACTTGAATGCATCTCTTGATTTTTCAAGCTTAAGGATTGATGCAAAACTTAGTAAAGAAGAAATTTCTGAAAGAAATAAATGTGCTGAACTTGCCTTAGATGCTGGAGCTGATCCTGACAGCAATGGTAGAGATAAAAAAGAAAATGATCCTTATTCATTTACTCCCCCTGCTCCGTTAGTTCGTGCGGTTTATTACAATAACGTAGAAGGTGTTAAAATTTTATTAGATCATAAGGCGAATCCTAATATCCCAGATACATCAATGGGTACACCATTCCCTCTTATGAATACTGCTCTTTATAAGTCTCAAGACATCGCACTAGCTTTAATCAATGCTGGAATTGATCTAACGACTCCCCATCTTTTATGGATTGCTGCAGGTAATGCTGCTGATGAGGTGGTAGATGTTCTTATTAAGAGCGAGAAGATACCTGTAAATGAACTTAATAAATTTACTGATTACACTACTGATGAAGAAGCAGAGACGGCCCTTGACTCTTCTGAGAGTCGCTTACAAGCATTGATAACTTATCAAAAGAAAATTTCTTCGAACTCAGAAATGACTTTGGAAGAGAAACTTTCAGAGGTTAATAGTGTACTTTATTATAACTATCCATTAAGACCTCAATTAAAAATGTCAGAGACTGTGGATCCAGATGCTTTCATTAATGATCTGTTGATTCAACAACAGAATGTCAGCAACTCCCTAAAGGCCGCTGGGGGCACATGTAATCTTGATAATTGCGGGATTATCATTTATTCTTTCTAA
- a CDS encoding Rrf2 family transcriptional regulator, whose product MLDSHFDTTLKIMINLAVKREEVHSSESLAQSLGTNPAFIRKIMAKLSRAGLILTKRGQSGGVSLLKNPKDISLKDIYLAANDRINISEVKKTKSDCSVSCSAQNILLKLSSRLESAHLLILSRIKLSHLTKDIKYEK is encoded by the coding sequence ATGCTCGACTCACATTTTGATACAACATTAAAAATCATGATAAACCTCGCAGTAAAAAGAGAGGAAGTTCACAGCTCAGAATCACTGGCGCAAAGCCTGGGAACGAACCCTGCTTTTATTAGAAAGATTATGGCGAAACTTTCACGAGCAGGATTAATTCTCACTAAAAGAGGACAGTCCGGCGGAGTCAGCCTGCTGAAAAACCCGAAGGACATAAGTCTAAAAGATATTTATCTTGCGGCCAATGACCGTATAAATATAAGCGAAGTAAAAAAAACGAAATCAGACTGCTCAGTCAGTTGTTCAGCACAGAATATTCTCTTGAAATTGTCATCCCGTCTGGAGTCAGCACACCTGCTGATTTTAAGTAGGATAAAACTTTCTCACCTTACAAAAGATATTAAATATGAAAAATAA
- a CDS encoding ABC transporter ATP-binding protein — protein MKNNKAFFMKLLNLSREEWPLLIKGMIFLLISSAALMAYPQYIKAIIDNALQTKDTKALNYAALFALGVFIIQGISSSYRFYYFTLAGEKTVKRLRVKLFSQILSQEMPFFDFQKTGELLGRLSSDTAVLQNALSVNISMLVRNLFQTIGGIVLLFITSTKLTVFILILIPPLAWLVAAFGKKVKHISKLTQDALAVSSGVAEESISGVRTVKAFAQEKWEINRYGDQLQKSFNLSLDRISVVAKFTGVVSIVGFFAIVFIVWYGGRLVIQEEMSVGTLTSYILYVMTVAFSAGLLGSLYTDFMSAFGAGHRIFELLDIATVNEENFKKPLKNISKGVIEIQHADFSYPARPDQLVLKNFSMKIEQNETIAIVGSSGAGKSTIAQLLMRFYDLNSGKILIDGLDIKDYDLYALRNQVGIVSQEPILISESIEDNIRYGKPDATFEEVVAAAKVAYADDFITTFSAGYKTLVGEKGVQLSGGQKQRVAIARAVLKDPKILILDEATSALDSESEYLVQAALENLQKGRTTLIIAHRLSTVKKSDKIFVMDHGEIVQSGPHDELILMKDGFYNKLIEKQFNN, from the coding sequence ATGAAAAATAATAAAGCATTCTTTATGAAACTCCTCAACCTTAGTCGGGAAGAGTGGCCTTTACTTATTAAAGGAATGATCTTTCTTTTAATCAGCAGTGCTGCACTCATGGCCTATCCACAATATATAAAGGCCATCATCGACAATGCACTTCAAACAAAAGATACCAAGGCCTTGAACTATGCTGCTCTATTTGCTCTTGGAGTATTTATCATTCAGGGGATTTCTTCCAGCTACCGCTTTTATTATTTTACATTAGCTGGCGAAAAAACAGTTAAGCGCCTGCGTGTAAAATTATTCTCGCAAATTCTTTCACAAGAGATGCCATTCTTTGATTTTCAAAAAACAGGAGAGTTGCTGGGCAGGCTTTCTTCTGATACTGCCGTATTGCAGAATGCTTTGAGTGTAAACATCTCAATGCTCGTCAGAAATCTTTTTCAGACCATAGGTGGGATTGTCCTACTGTTTATTACATCAACAAAACTTACAGTTTTTATACTTATCCTTATTCCACCTCTGGCATGGCTAGTTGCCGCCTTTGGAAAAAAAGTAAAACACATTTCTAAACTTACTCAGGATGCGCTTGCTGTTTCATCAGGAGTTGCTGAAGAAAGTATTTCCGGAGTGCGCACAGTAAAAGCATTCGCGCAGGAGAAATGGGAAATTAATAGATACGGAGACCAGCTACAAAAATCCTTTAATCTCTCACTTGATAGAATTTCAGTTGTCGCAAAATTTACCGGAGTTGTATCCATCGTTGGATTTTTCGCCATCGTTTTTATCGTCTGGTACGGCGGTCGATTGGTAATCCAAGAGGAAATGAGTGTCGGAACACTTACGTCTTATATTTTATATGTAATGACCGTCGCATTTTCAGCAGGCCTTTTGGGCAGTTTATATACGGATTTCATGTCTGCCTTCGGTGCCGGACACAGAATTTTTGAGCTTCTCGACATAGCTACAGTAAACGAAGAAAACTTTAAGAAACCTCTGAAGAATATTTCAAAAGGTGTCATCGAAATTCAACACGCAGACTTTTCTTATCCTGCAAGACCAGATCAACTTGTCCTAAAAAACTTCTCAATGAAGATAGAGCAGAACGAAACGATTGCGATTGTCGGTTCTTCCGGTGCTGGAAAATCTACAATCGCTCAGCTTTTGATGCGATTTTATGATTTAAATAGCGGAAAAATCCTCATCGATGGCCTTGATATAAAAGATTACGATCTCTATGCTCTTCGCAATCAGGTTGGAATCGTTTCTCAGGAACCAATCTTAATTTCTGAATCTATTGAAGACAACATCCGTTACGGAAAACCAGATGCAACTTTTGAGGAAGTAGTGGCAGCAGCTAAAGTTGCGTATGCAGATGACTTCATCACAACTTTTTCTGCTGGTTATAAAACTCTTGTAGGAGAAAAAGGAGTGCAATTATCCGGTGGACAAAAACAGCGTGTGGCGATTGCCCGAGCTGTTTTAAAAGACCCTAAAATTCTTATCCTTGATGAAGCAACGAGTGCCCTTGATAGTGAAAGCGAATACCTTGTTCAGGCAGCGCTGGAAAATCTTCAGAAGGGTCGTACGACGTTAATCATTGCTCACAGACTTTCGACAGTGAAGAAGTCCGATAAGATTTTTGTTATGGATCACGGAGAGATTGTGCAGTCAGGGCCGCATGATGAACTGATTTTAATGAAAGATGGATTTTATAATAAGTTAATTGAAAAACAATTTAACAACTAA
- a CDS encoding glutaredoxin domain-containing protein codes for MNRKVLPETRVHPEALKFISNNNIDVVQEVINVVEKNKIVVVGMGQNPVVKKARKVLEEQKLEYTYLSYGNYFSKWKQRLAIKLWSGWPTYPQVFVDGTLIGGCDELIKFLKLK; via the coding sequence ATGAACCGTAAAGTATTACCAGAAACGAGAGTGCATCCAGAGGCCTTAAAATTTATTTCAAACAATAACATTGATGTCGTTCAGGAAGTTATCAATGTTGTTGAGAAAAATAAAATTGTTGTGGTTGGAATGGGGCAGAACCCAGTTGTGAAAAAAGCAAGGAAAGTTCTTGAAGAGCAGAAGTTAGAGTATACATACCTTTCATACGGGAATTATTTTTCTAAGTGGAAGCAGCGTTTGGCGATTAAGCTTTGGAGTGGGTGGCCGACGTATCCGCAGGTGTTTGTTGATGGTACTCTGATTGGTGGATGTGATGAATTGATTAAGTTTTTGAAATTGAAGTAG